The following are encoded together in the Lagopus muta isolate bLagMut1 chromosome Z, bLagMut1 primary, whole genome shotgun sequence genome:
- the SIGLEC15 gene encoding sialic acid-binding Ig-like lectin 15, with protein sequence MREYSLFLLFVLSIFKKGVQCNSWSIHVPSDVTGELGKMVILPCTFTHPYKTFDRTLTAIWRIKEPYNGTVVFKCTSQSASELCKTAVSYKNKYKLFGNPRHKDLSIRIDNLTWSDSERYFCRVEFSGDIHDKYESRNGIKLHLIASPRIINITVSSNGDHTFKARCTAEGEPAPALTWTSPHSSNLTSVTNTNHRVTKELQYLTHDGKYTCTAVNSHGRAEGTVYFYKFKASNSSFFLILIFVPLGIKVLVLLVILGMTLFPRGPSTAPSILARPQPQDSTYENFDRRCDGSHSLPTEQPAARCS encoded by the exons ATGAGAGAGtacagtttgtttcttctgttcgTCCTttccatcttcaagaagg GCGTGCAGTGCAATAGCTGGTCCATTCACGTCCCATCTGACGTCACTGGTGAACTCGGAAAGATGGTTATTCTGCCCTGTACCTTCACACACCCTTACAAAACCTTTGACCGTACCCTCACTGCCATTTGGAGGATCAAGGAGCCGTACAATGGCACTGTAGTGTTCAAGTGCACCAGCCAGAGTGCCAGCGAGCTCTGCAAGACCGCCGTCagctacaaaaacaaatacaaactcTTTGGCAACCCCCGGCACAAAGACCTTTCCATCAGGATCGACAACCTGACCTGGAGTGACAGTGAGAGGTACTTCTGCCGTGTGGAGTTCTCTGGGGACATCCACGACAAGTACGAAAGCAGGAATGGGATAAAGCTGCATTTGATTG CTTCCCCCAGGATCATTAACATCACTGTCAGTTCCAATGGGGATCACACCTTCAAAGCCCGCTGCACCGCCGAGGGTGAACCAGCACCTGCCCTCACATGGACCAGTCCCCACTCCAGCAACCTCACCTCGGTCACCAACACGAACCACCGCGTCACCAAGGAGCTCCAGTACCTGACACACGACGGCAAATACACCTGTACGGCTGTCAACAGCCACGGAAGAGCAGAGGGGACAGTCTACTTCTATAAATTCAAGGCATCCAACAGCTCCTTTTTCCTGATCCTGATTTTTGTGCCGCTGGGAATTAAGGTCCTTGTTTTGCTGGTGATACTGGGCATGACCCTGTTCCCCAGAG GCCCTTCCACtgctccatccatcctggccCG GCCGCAGCCACAGGACTCCACCTACGAGAACTTTGACCGCAGGTGCGACGGCAGCCACAGCCTGCCAACAGAACAACCTGCAGCAAGATGCAGCTGA